In Buchnera aphidicola (Aphis nasturtii), the genomic stretch AACATAATCCAAATAGAACCAAAAACTACAATAAATATAATAATTAAAATAAATAATAAAGATATTAAATACCAATGATTTTTTGAAATATTATTTAAATGTAAAAAATATATGAAATGTATAATAATTTGAAAAAAAGCACAAAATAAAATAATTAATTGACTAATTTTATAAGAAAAAAAATGATTTTTAGCAATTAAAAACGGAATTATAGTTAATAATATAGAAGATAAAAAACTAAATATATAAGATTGTACTTTTTTATTAAAATAAAGTTTTAATTTAAGATATTTACTCATTAAACTACTCCATTTAAATAAACAAAAGTAAAAATACAAACCCATATAATATCTAAAAAATGCCAAAATAAACTAAAGCATAATATTCTAATTTTAATAGTATCAGTTAAACCTAATTTAAAAATCTGATAAATAATTGATAATATTAAAACTAAACCAAAAATAATATGAATACCATGTGTTCCTATAATCGTAAAAAAAATAGAAAAAAAAGCATGTTTATTTGGTGTATAATTTTCTATCAACAAATTATAAAATTCATTAATTTCTATTATAAGAAAGATAATACCTAAAAAGAAGGTAATCATAAAATAAAAATAAAGCATTTTTATATTTTTTTTATTTTGTTCTATAGTTAACATAGCGCATGTTAATGAACTTAATAATAAAACACATGTTTCAAAAAAAACAGAAGACAAATTAAAAAACTTATGGTTAATAAAATTTTTAGGTAAATTATTAAAAATGATTGCATATACAGCAAATAAAACAGCAAACATAATGCAATCACTCATTAAATATATCCATACTCCAAATAATTTATTACTTTTCGGACTATATTGTTGTGTATTAAAAAAAGGATATAATATTTGATTTTGTATTTTTTTTATCATTTTAAACCTGCTTTTCTCATATTTAAAAATTTTTGATTTTCTATTTCTTTAATTTCTTTTATAGAAACCAAATAATCATCATCTTCGTTAATACTTTTTTGAACTAAACTTAAAATTATAATAAGAAAAGATAAAACACATAACCAAGAAATATGCCAAACAGCAGAAAAACCGAATATTAAAGATAAAAATCCAATTAACAATCCTAATTTAGTATTTTTCGGCATATGAATTTCATGATAATTAATATTTGTTATATTTTTATTTTGTTTTTTTGTTTCCCAAAAATCATCTTTGTTTTGAACATAAGGAATAATAGCAAAATTATATAAAGGCGCAGGCGAAGAAGTAGACCATTCTAAAGTTCTACCATCCCATGGATCACCTGTGACATCTAAATTATCATGACGATGTTTTATTGAAACAATAAATTGTATTATTTGACAAATCATACCTATACCAATAAAAACAGCTCCAATAGCTGCAATACATAATAAAAAATGAAATTCTACATCAATGTTTTGACTTAAACGACGAGTCATACCCATAAAGCCTAAAAAATACAAAGGCATAAAAGCAGTGAAAAAACCTATTATCCAAAACCAAAATGCACGTTTACCCCAAGTTTCGTTTAATATGAAACCAAATAATTTTGGAAACCAGTAATTAATTCCAGCAAAACAACCAAAAACAACACCACCAATTATAACATTATGAAAATGAGCAACTAAAAATACACTATTGTGCAAAATAAAATCAGCGGGAGGAATAGATAATAATACACCAGTCATTCCACCAATAGAAAAAGTTAATAAAAAACCGATTGTCCATAACATTGAGGAATGCATATAAATACGACCTTGATACATAGTAAATAACCAATTAAAAATTTTTACTCCAGTAGGAATTGCTATAATCATTGTAGTAATTCCAAAAAAAGCATTAACATTCGATCCTGCTCCCATAGTAAAAAAAT encodes the following:
- the cyoC gene encoding cytochrome o ubiquinol oxidase subunit III, translating into MIKKIQNQILYPFFNTQQYSPKSNKLFGVWIYLMSDCIMFAVLFAVYAIIFNNLPKNFINHKFFNLSSVFFETCVLLLSSLTCAMLTIEQNKKNIKMLYFYFMITFFLGIIFLIIEINEFYNLLIENYTPNKHAFFSIFFTIIGTHGIHIIFGLVLILSIIYQIFKLGLTDTIKIRILCFSLFWHFLDIIWVCIFTFVYLNGVV
- the cyoD gene encoding cytochrome o ubiquinol oxidase subunit IV; the protein is MSKYLKLKLYFNKKVQSYIFSFLSSILLTIIPFLIAKNHFFSYKISQLIILFCAFFQIIIHFIYFLHLNNISKNHWYLISLLFILIIIFIVVFGSIWIMFNLNHHVMT